A genomic stretch from Desulfomonile tiedjei includes:
- a CDS encoding glutaconyl-CoA decarboxylase subunit alpha: MRPYFEKMTEIGKPLSASKIKDTEANVAQIQEVERQIEEAVETVKSAGLTTEQINKRGQWTIWQRLEYLVDPGTWCPLHTIYNPANNDEGGTSVVDGLGKINGRWAVIVGFDNKVLAGAWVAGQSENVLRVTDLAKRLRIPLIWLVNCSGVKLTEQQEVYPDRRGGGTTFFRHAELEKLGIPVLAGIYGTNPAGGGYHGISPTILLAHKDCNIAVGGGGIVSGMSPKGSFDEEGAETLIEATRHFKEVPPGSVGVHYDSTGFFKAVFETEEAVLDALKDYMTAIPAYNPKFFRVAEPAEPKFRGEDLNHIVPMNQKAVYGFDEVLARVTDNSEHMEFRPEYGPEVYTGLVKLDGFVAGIIGNKQGFLGMNYPEYAPYPGIGGKLYRQGLIKMNEFVTLCGRDRVPIIWFQDTSGIDVGDIAEKAELLGLGQSLIYSIEQTNVPMMLVVLRKGTAAAHYIMGGPTANNHTAFTLGTPTTEIYVMHGETAAAASFARRLVKEKDGGRPLQPVVDKMNALAREYYDNSRPIYCAKRGFVDEVVSFTQMRKYMTAFVGCAYQNPDSICPQHQMMIPRIIKG, translated from the coding sequence ATGAGACCGTACTTCGAAAAGATGACGGAGATCGGTAAGCCGCTTAGTGCATCCAAGATCAAAGACACAGAGGCAAACGTCGCTCAGATACAGGAAGTGGAACGCCAAATTGAGGAAGCCGTTGAAACGGTTAAGTCCGCAGGCCTGACGACTGAGCAGATAAACAAACGTGGTCAATGGACGATATGGCAGCGGCTTGAATATCTTGTAGATCCTGGAACATGGTGCCCTCTCCACACCATTTACAACCCGGCGAACAACGACGAGGGCGGCACCAGCGTTGTGGATGGGCTGGGAAAAATCAACGGCCGCTGGGCAGTTATCGTAGGATTCGATAACAAAGTGCTCGCAGGTGCGTGGGTCGCGGGACAATCTGAAAACGTCCTCCGGGTGACGGATCTGGCTAAAAGGCTTCGCATCCCACTGATATGGCTGGTCAATTGCTCCGGAGTCAAGCTTACGGAACAACAGGAAGTATATCCGGACAGGAGGGGTGGCGGCACAACTTTTTTCCGGCACGCCGAGTTGGAGAAGCTGGGAATCCCGGTCCTTGCCGGGATTTACGGCACGAACCCTGCCGGTGGGGGCTACCATGGAATAAGCCCTACCATTCTCCTGGCGCACAAGGACTGCAATATAGCCGTCGGAGGCGGGGGGATCGTGAGCGGCATGAGCCCCAAAGGTTCTTTTGACGAGGAAGGCGCTGAAACCCTTATAGAAGCTACTCGTCACTTCAAGGAAGTGCCGCCGGGAAGCGTCGGGGTCCACTATGACTCTACAGGCTTTTTCAAGGCCGTCTTTGAGACGGAGGAAGCGGTTCTGGATGCTCTGAAAGACTACATGACCGCAATCCCGGCCTATAACCCCAAATTCTTCCGTGTGGCTGAGCCTGCTGAGCCCAAATTCCGCGGGGAAGATTTGAATCACATTGTCCCCATGAATCAGAAGGCAGTCTACGGCTTCGACGAAGTCCTGGCACGGGTGACCGACAACAGCGAGCATATGGAATTCAGACCTGAATACGGCCCGGAAGTGTACACCGGCCTCGTGAAGCTGGACGGCTTTGTCGCTGGAATTATCGGCAACAAACAAGGTTTTCTGGGCATGAATTATCCCGAGTACGCGCCTTACCCCGGCATAGGAGGCAAACTCTACAGGCAGGGCCTGATAAAGATGAACGAGTTTGTAACCCTGTGCGGTCGCGATCGAGTACCCATAATCTGGTTCCAGGACACGTCAGGAATTGACGTGGGCGACATAGCTGAAAAAGCGGAACTGCTGGGCCTTGGACAGTCCTTAATTTATTCCATCGAGCAGACCAACGTGCCGATGATGCTTGTCGTTCTTCGTAAAGGGACGGCTGCAGCACACTACATCATGGGCGGTCCCACGGCCAATAACCACACGGCTTTCACTCTGGGCACACCAACGACGGAAATCTACGTGATGCACGGGGAAACTGCCGCAGCAGCGTCTTTCGCCAGGCGGTTGGTAAAGGAGAAGGATGGCGGCAGGCCGTTGCAGCCGGTGGTAGACAAAATGAATGCCCTGGCGCGGGAGTACTACGATAATTCACGCCCAATTTATTGCGCAA
- a CDS encoding ABC transporter substrate-binding protein — translation MRRIEVVLAVICITLFAAGGSLCADQKEFRIGVLNSLTGTFAAAGALATHRGTMVAIDMINERGGVAGQYKVVPVVADAQSNPDVAVKEAERLWTVENVPVVVGVFSSVLGVPLAPVAEKHKKVFLVSIANSDKVLQGRHLKYVFRMHPMGSQWGQGSVEAIRENCAKFGYADPKDIRVAVIREDGPFGATSSAASLALLKKYGMQVVLDEAYSVKSQDLSPLIVRLKAANPDAILHTGYFPDVVLFLRQAKELGLKTKAIFGHGAGHANFLLLRKTVDPSMVLYLFNLNPAPAQTLDVQKLAPGQGDLIKEFLERYRKDYSEPNPPSQATGGFSYTWILLNEVAPLALKKYGDLGPESIRKAFAEIDIPDGATPCGFGVKFAPPEDEFAGQNIRSYPVVTQFTKGKLAIVWPKSVKIAEPIIPMPEDSPYSTK, via the coding sequence ATGAGAAGGATCGAGGTTGTGCTTGCAGTGATTTGCATTACGCTATTTGCTGCAGGCGGTTCCCTGTGTGCGGACCAAAAGGAGTTCAGGATCGGAGTGTTGAACTCACTGACCGGTACGTTTGCCGCTGCCGGCGCTCTGGCGACACATCGCGGAACCATGGTGGCGATCGACATGATCAACGAGCGGGGGGGCGTAGCCGGACAATATAAGGTAGTCCCGGTAGTGGCCGACGCCCAGAGCAACCCGGACGTTGCCGTCAAGGAAGCTGAGCGTTTGTGGACCGTGGAAAACGTGCCGGTGGTCGTGGGCGTGTTCTCCAGCGTCCTCGGCGTCCCCCTGGCTCCTGTGGCAGAAAAGCACAAGAAGGTTTTCCTGGTGAGCATAGCCAATTCGGACAAAGTGCTGCAAGGCCGTCACCTGAAGTACGTTTTCCGCATGCACCCCATGGGCTCACAATGGGGTCAGGGCAGTGTGGAGGCCATCCGAGAGAATTGCGCCAAATTCGGTTACGCTGATCCCAAAGATATCAGAGTGGCTGTGATCCGCGAAGACGGTCCGTTCGGCGCTACGAGTTCAGCCGCCTCCCTTGCACTCCTGAAGAAGTACGGCATGCAGGTAGTCTTGGACGAGGCTTATTCGGTTAAATCACAAGACCTGTCACCACTAATTGTAAGGCTCAAGGCGGCCAATCCTGACGCCATTTTGCATACCGGCTATTTCCCCGACGTGGTGCTTTTCTTACGGCAGGCCAAGGAGTTGGGTTTGAAGACCAAGGCTATCTTCGGGCATGGCGCCGGACATGCCAACTTTCTTTTGTTGCGCAAGACGGTTGATCCTTCGATGGTTCTCTACCTGTTCAACCTTAATCCTGCCCCTGCACAGACCCTTGACGTCCAGAAGCTTGCTCCGGGGCAAGGCGATCTGATCAAGGAGTTCCTTGAACGGTACAGGAAGGATTACAGTGAGCCGAACCCTCCGAGCCAGGCCACTGGAGGCTTCAGCTACACCTGGATTCTGCTCAACGAAGTGGCGCCTCTGGCCCTGAAAAAGTATGGAGACTTGGGGCCCGAATCCATCCGCAAAGCCTTTGCTGAAATCGATATCCCTGACGGAGCCACCCCCTGTGGTTTTGGCGTGAAGTTCGCACCTCCGGAAGACGAGTTCGCAGGCCAAAACATCCGTTCGTACCCCGTGGTGACTCAGTTTACCAAAGGGAAGCTGGCTATAGTTTGGCCCAAGAGTGTGAAGATCGCGGAACCCATAATCCCGATGCCGGAAGACAGCCCGTATTCTACCAAGTGA
- a CDS encoding DUF2225 domain-containing protein produces the protein MTSSAVALACPLCYNHFSHSRTAEVRKGSVFGFGLDFRAIPRDCNLSSDIATCPDCLFTARVADYEKRVPGQIRDLIRSEDYIEIFKSCNEEDHSAKSWVALVSVLHARGLNPRDLAIMCLKGSWAARELGCLDVEDEMLILADKYLDDALRRGLTKGDPGMVMYLLGEINRRRRQFLRGREMLTFLGNNPRYRYPALLLTVLIEEEDSTAYWSLHSPDQMEQQSPRFKGLFPPLRSIPTRKTEFTPDELREQTEQPDEDDRKRF, from the coding sequence GTGACCAGTTCAGCAGTGGCTCTTGCTTGTCCCCTTTGTTACAATCATTTTTCCCATAGCCGCACCGCGGAAGTCAGGAAAGGAAGCGTCTTCGGCTTTGGACTGGATTTCCGGGCCATTCCCAGGGACTGCAACCTGTCCTCGGATATAGCAACCTGCCCCGATTGTTTGTTCACCGCCCGCGTAGCAGACTATGAGAAGCGAGTTCCCGGCCAAATCAGAGACCTGATCCGCTCGGAAGACTATATAGAGATTTTCAAATCCTGCAACGAGGAGGATCACTCAGCGAAAAGTTGGGTAGCTTTGGTTTCCGTGCTTCACGCTAGAGGCCTCAATCCGCGCGACTTGGCAATCATGTGCCTGAAAGGTTCTTGGGCGGCACGCGAACTGGGTTGTCTGGACGTGGAAGATGAGATGCTGATTCTGGCTGACAAATATCTGGATGACGCTCTCCGCCGCGGACTCACCAAAGGTGACCCGGGCATGGTAATGTACTTGTTGGGTGAAATAAATAGACGCAGACGCCAGTTTCTTCGCGGCCGCGAGATGCTGACATTCCTTGGCAACAACCCGCGTTATAGATATCCGGCTCTGTTGTTAACCGTCCTGATCGAAGAGGAAGATTCCACCGCCTATTGGTCCCTCCATTCCCCGGACCAGATGGAGCAGCAATCCCCGCGCTTTAAGGGGCTGTTTCCCCCGCTCCGGAGCATTCCGACCAGAAAGACCGAATTCACTCCCGATGAACTCCGAGAACAAACCGAGCAACCGGACGAGGATGACCGAAAGCGTTTCTAG
- a CDS encoding ATP-dependent helicase, translated as MINFNGEFAMSTVPSTLIDYSNDLNPEQLEAVSIPSGPILVIAGAGSGKTRTIVYRVAWLVEHGVDPSAILLLTFTRKAAEEMLSRASQLLDGRVSRVSGGTFHSTGNLLLRQYAPLLGFNSGFSIMDQSDTFEALDHIKKSVGLAVDLKRFPKARTIAEVIGRAVSCSEGIPDVLAARYPHFAEYASEIDRIRREYEQHKRENNLMDYDDLLVNTIRLLEEFDHVRDEVSKRWQYILVDEYQDTNKLQARIVRLLATAHDNVMVVGDDSQSIYSFRGADFANIMEFPKIFPGTRIIKLEENYRSTAPILAVTNNIIERATIGYPKRLFTRRVGGSLPLAVRPLSEREQSRFAIKCVRELYEHDVPLNEVAVLFRAGFHSFDLEGELARNNIPFVKYGGFKFLESQHIKDVLAHLKVLSNPADRLSWIRILKLLPGIGMKTSIKLAGSIVQDGIPADPLKLAAKDSKYGVSFKELIELIHELKGKQAPISEKVDQINRYYFPFLREKYDNYPKRMRDLEHLADLTVPYRSLNRFLNDMALEPPDEEGSGIQEANTSLVLSTIHSAKGLEWHTVILIWAAEGRIPSPMSLDSDEDLEEERRLIYVAATRAKRNLVVIAPLTFMDRRLGAVPVKMSRFLEEVPPEYFRSYSPAQ; from the coding sequence ATGATTAACTTTAATGGTGAGTTTGCCATGTCAACGGTCCCTTCAACTCTTATCGACTACTCGAATGATTTGAATCCGGAACAACTGGAGGCTGTTTCCATTCCGAGCGGCCCCATCCTGGTGATAGCCGGAGCCGGCTCCGGAAAGACCAGGACCATAGTCTACCGCGTCGCATGGCTGGTGGAGCACGGAGTGGATCCCTCCGCTATTCTGCTCCTAACCTTCACACGCAAGGCGGCCGAGGAGATGCTCTCCCGAGCGTCTCAGCTTCTGGACGGCAGGGTTTCGAGGGTCTCGGGAGGGACTTTTCACTCGACCGGAAACCTGCTGCTACGCCAGTACGCGCCGCTGTTGGGCTTCAATTCCGGCTTCTCCATAATGGATCAGAGCGACACGTTCGAGGCTTTGGACCACATCAAGAAGAGCGTTGGCCTGGCAGTGGATTTGAAACGATTCCCCAAGGCGCGAACCATAGCCGAGGTGATTGGGAGAGCGGTGAGTTGCTCCGAGGGCATTCCGGATGTCTTAGCTGCTCGCTATCCCCATTTTGCAGAATACGCCTCGGAAATAGACCGCATTCGACGAGAGTACGAGCAACACAAACGGGAAAACAACCTGATGGATTATGATGACCTCCTCGTCAACACCATCAGACTGCTCGAGGAGTTCGATCACGTCCGCGATGAGGTCTCTAAACGGTGGCAATACATCCTTGTGGACGAATACCAGGATACGAACAAACTTCAGGCCAGGATCGTCCGCCTACTGGCTACCGCTCATGACAATGTGATGGTGGTGGGCGATGATTCTCAGAGCATCTACTCCTTCAGGGGAGCTGATTTCGCCAACATCATGGAATTCCCGAAGATTTTTCCAGGCACCCGGATCATCAAACTCGAAGAGAATTACAGGAGTACCGCGCCTATTCTGGCAGTAACGAACAATATAATAGAACGAGCGACCATCGGATACCCGAAAAGGCTTTTTACTCGTCGAGTCGGCGGCTCGCTTCCTCTGGCGGTCCGGCCCCTTTCCGAACGAGAGCAGAGTCGGTTCGCGATCAAGTGCGTGCGCGAATTATATGAACACGACGTGCCTCTGAACGAGGTTGCTGTGCTTTTCAGGGCCGGGTTTCATTCCTTCGATCTTGAAGGCGAACTGGCCCGGAACAATATACCATTTGTGAAATATGGCGGGTTCAAGTTCCTGGAAAGTCAGCACATAAAGGATGTGCTGGCTCATCTCAAGGTCCTGAGCAATCCTGCGGATCGCTTGAGTTGGATTCGAATCCTGAAACTCCTGCCCGGCATCGGCATGAAAACCTCTATCAAGCTGGCAGGTAGTATCGTCCAGGACGGCATCCCCGCAGATCCGCTAAAACTCGCGGCGAAGGACTCCAAATACGGGGTATCTTTCAAGGAACTGATTGAGCTGATTCATGAGCTGAAGGGTAAACAAGCGCCAATTTCGGAAAAAGTGGACCAGATCAACCGCTACTATTTCCCTTTCCTCAGGGAAAAGTACGACAATTATCCCAAGAGGATGCGTGACTTGGAGCACCTGGCCGATTTGACCGTCCCGTACCGCAGCCTGAACCGCTTTCTCAACGACATGGCACTTGAGCCTCCCGATGAGGAGGGCAGCGGCATCCAGGAAGCGAACACTAGTCTGGTCCTCTCAACCATTCATTCCGCGAAAGGTCTGGAGTGGCATACTGTTATTCTTATTTGGGCTGCCGAGGGACGTATCCCGTCGCCCATGTCCCTTGATTCCGACGAGGACCTGGAGGAGGAACGGCGCTTGATTTATGTAGCTGCCACACGT